Below is a window of Megalopta genalis isolate 19385.01 chromosome 7, iyMegGena1_principal, whole genome shotgun sequence DNA.
GAACGTGAGACAAGCCGAAAGAACATGTCGTATGGCGGTTTTCTTGCTAATAGACCACAAAAAGGTGTGAAAGAAAACGGGTCGGCCGGAAATCAATCGGATCGAAACGATACGATACGCCGCGCGATTTCAAATCTGATCGAAAGGAGACCGCTTACAAATTAGGAATGAGCCTTGTTCAGTGTTAACATTGAGGTCAGGTTTGTTAGAAGAGGCTGATTAGGATGGTACTTACGTGACGGTATCTTCTTGAATACTGTCTTGGCCATGAAGTCTTGAAAGCGTTGCGCGTAAAAGCCCGGCCGGTGTACCGATACCGTGTCCTGCAAAAATAAATCATCGCCGTTTCATCGTCTGCGCTTCATTCAAGGCGGTCACCGCGTGCCATTCGGACGATTAAGAACATCTTCCTCCGTTCACTATTTTTATTTCCCCCTTTTATGCATCGAATACTACCGTCGTAAAAAGAAGTGGCTCGAGACGACAAGAAAAttctattttgtattttatttctaaATCTATGATAATTCATAGGTCATTACCGGTCATCGAGCAGTTAACATAAAACGGCCAACGACGGGCCCCTTCTTTCAGGCAACAGAGAAAATGTTCTTTATTGTCAAAATGATGGCACAACCCGTGTGGCCCACCCTGCAATCGTCTAACGTGGAACAAGGGACCAACCATGTTAGCTATAAATGGCCATCGGTTGCCGAGACCAGCGATTAATTTTGAAGTTAACGAACGGAATGTGAACGGAATCGATAAAGGTAAAATCGATAGTACTTACACCGTCGTGTATCATGGATTTCCAGGTGTGCTCGAGCTTTTTCTTAAGCCTGTAACTTTGCAAAATATCAATGATACCAAGGAAGAGTAAGAGGCGTTCGCCGCGAGCATTGCGAGCAGGGATCCCACCTGGACTGCTAGGAACACGAACGCAATTAAAATCACGTTATTAGAGGATCCGTGGTGTATACAATCGTAAGAGGATCGGCCCTCACGATACTCACGGTACATCGTCCTCCTCGTCGATTGGCTCGCTTTCGGCCTGGATGCTCTCCATAGCGGTACTATGCGCGACCAGCCTTTGTCGGTTTATGCTTCGCGATCGGTTCAGGGCCCCGGCTCCTATTCTGTCCTCTCTTTCACGCTCTCTTTCTGCTTGAGCGAATCCTCCCGCGTCCCCTGCCACGTCCCCGACCTCTTCGTCCGCGCTGGCCGATAACCTTTGTTCCTGCTGAAACCAAACAATTGCATTTTGGTCGCTTGGCGAAGCCTGGACACTCGGTTTCGCGATTTTCGCACGAAAATAACAACTTCCCTCAAGAAACTTGGCGAATATTCAAAGGCATAAAGGGTGTTTGGATATTCGAGGTTCTACAGAATatattaggttggggaataagttcgtagcgtttttaatattttcttttattttacaacgattttttgctgttcgacaaagtgtataatattcattcgatagagctctttctgctctacgaaactgtgctaatcgtctttttgagtaatttaagtTATTTTTGAGgtttagaaatggaatatccaggaggtaagaagcaacgttttcgacaccttctcttcttcgcttttcatcgaggccaaaaagctgccgaagcagcccgggacatttgcaacgtatacggagaaggtgtcataggcgagtctacagcacggaaatggtttgcgaagttcaaaaattgcgattttttGACGATTTTCAATCATCTtcattcaatgggatttgccgaaaaattgggagcctgggtgcctcacgagcttaacgaaaacaacaaagaaaatcgccttcaaattgcttgataaaaacgctacgaacttattccccaacccaatattCGGATATATTTTTGCCATTATCTTGAGAAAACAATCTAATGTCTTTCAGCAAAATTAATTGTTTGTTAAAAAAAGACTAGGCAGACCTGGGCATgtttaaagagacattacttgAAATATTAGTTCAAATAACGCGTAACAATGTTGGAAATACTATTTAAAGTAACACGTCATTTTACTTTAGAATTACTTGAAATGATTATTCGAGATAATGCTTGAAGAATGTCATTCTTCTCGGAGATTGCACAGTGAAGTAATTATCAGCTCTGAGTCTGATTTATACTGACACACTCATCGACATTCCTGCAAGATAAAAGGACTGATCTCACAATGATAAATGATCACTCTTTAAGAAGAAACATTCTTCCGGAGAATAAGAATTTTCTTTTTCCTCTTCGATATGGATTATTTCAAATAGTTATTCCTTATCTTCGTTTCAAATGAAATCTGCCCAGGTCTGGTCCGTTAATCTAGCAGTAATCTGTTAAATTATAAAGCCTTCGGAAAGGCACAGCTGCCTCGCGCAGTTCACGCTTTAAATTCGCGGGAACTATCTCTGTTATTTAATACTGCTATGCTGTAACGCAAATGATTGCACCTTCGGAATCGCACTTACCGCTTTCTCCCTGGCAGCCTGATCGAGATTATGGATGCCAACGAGCAGCGAGTAGTCCATAATCTTGAAGCTCTCCAACACCCTGCAGTCTCTCTGGATCGTTTTCACCAAAGCGCTGTAGGTGTCCGCCTCCAAGAAGATCCCGTCAGAATGATGCTCCATGAAATCCAAGTCCTTGTACGTCGGAGAAGACTTGGACCTTTCTGTTTTCGACGCCTAAACCAGAAACATCTCGGCGTCAGAAGAAAGATAATTCCCATAAAATCATTCGACAATTATCTGTTAACCCATTGACTGTcacgcaaatttagcgcgtcttgccctgggtgccacggttttattttaaagaaaacatgaagttttacaaaatataataatattaagttaccgatataatattgcaatggtatttacagtatttttttatcgataatcaatatgttctctatactatatacatttttcattcatcctttttctaatagttcctaactcaaatagccatttgtagccaatctaaacttgcagcacccattacgagatatctcgtagctggcagttttggtacagacgcttactacgagatatctcgtagttggcagtcaatgggttaatcGATGTTACCTTTCGTTTGTACGTTGAACCCTTCAGATCGTATTTCTGATGTAGCTTCACCGACGAGGGCAGCAGGTTATTCATGGCGATTAATCTAACGTTCTTGCTATTGCAACGATAGCAATACAACCCGAAGAACTTTGGCAGTAACGTCCTCGGATTTTGATTCAGGTTCTACAACAAATTAGTGACCGGGTCAGCGGTGTTCTAAGAAGAATTCTTCAGTCTTCTAAAGATTTATTTACGGATTTAGTTACCATGTAATATCCAGGAAGTAGGGTCTGCAGAAACTCTCCCTCTTTGTGTTGCACAGTCTTTATGATGAACTCGTCATCATCGGTTAGGTAGAAGATACTCCCACTAGCGCCTGGATTCGATAATTCGCGTAACGGTGCGCTGCACATCGACATCTGAATATTCAAAGCGACGATTAGCCGGTGTCGCAACGATTACCATGGTCGGCAATACAACGGGGGAATGTTAAACGATATTCCTTCGTCGCTTCGTCGAGCAAATGCGCGCTGTGTGTACTCACTAAAAAGTCGTCCGGTTGGATGCCGAAGAGATCTCGAAAGTAACGAAATGCAATGGGTGCGTAATTTTTGAACTTAAACTCGGAGAAATGGTGAGCCGGCGTGTGATTCGAGCCTTCGCTGGGGAAATTCGTCGTTTCGACGGTCATGAAATCCTGCATCAACAGATCACGCTCCGGCTTGCTCGCCAGACCGCCGACCGCGTGCTGGATGCCCAATTGTATCGATCCCATGATTTGTGTCGTTTGGATCTACAATGCAAATCAACGGAAACACGGTGTGAGCGACCGACATCGACTACGAGAAAACGCCGAAATTCTATCGCAACGATCTATTCAATCAAAATCTACTTTTTACTCTAGCCAACGGGTTACCATTTAGCTCTATTACAACTTGAACTACAACGAAGACTTGCGAGTGTAATCGAATCTAGATTAATCGAGCCTAGATTTTACTAGACGATGATGACTGCGATTCTACGCGAAGTGAACATTCGGTGCATCAGTCGCGAGAAACAGGAGCTGAATAAAAATGTGTCTCGTCTTTCAGTGATTCGAATCGATTGAACATCTCGCTAAGAATATAAATCCGCGGTCGAACGATGCGCGATCATCGAATAAAGAATGGCCAACAAGTATCTCATCCTTTACGCCTCGCTCGAAACATTTGATCGTTCGATTAGAAAGTTTCGGACGAAGTTTCTTCTCGGAGACCCTTCATCAAAGTTTGCGCTTCGAGTCGCATTCCGCCCCAACCCTCTGTCGCTTTTTTCGCTAGAATTCCTTCCGTAGATTCGAACCGATTATAACGTTTTTGCTGAATTCAATACTTCACCTTTTTGTACGTGATTTCACCTCCCACCCCAACTCTTCTGTGGCCAATCTTTCTTTCTCGCTCCGACTTGTTCCTCGACACCCCCGCAGGGGTTTTGAGCCCCGTGGTGCCATGCTGTGTTACCGAGCTCTGCAAACAGTACAATACAGTTACGACGCTGCTAGCAGTGACGCTTACCATTCCGAAATTTAAGTCTACAAAAGAAGCTCGGCGCTGGTCTTATCGTCCCCCGTTAGTTACCGCCCTTCGCTGCCCTAATCCCTCGACCGTGCTCTACAGGTCGGCTAACCTCTCTACGATACTCGAAACTTTGCTGCCGCCACTACCTGTAGCAGAACTTACGGTTCCTTCGTCGAAGGAATGCTGTGACTGGAAACATCCAGTTTCGGGTGCGTCCTTACTTAACGCTAACTACAAGGTACACGTATTATTTAACAGTTTATTCGTCAGATGTCCATTAATAAGTTTTCGAAAGACAGTTTAACAATTCTCCTCGAAGCAATTTTCTTGAACAGTGCTTAATAATTTTGTCGTAAATACGAACACGCCAAAAGAATTGATTCACTGACTTTTAACATATTCGATTTTAATTCATTAGCGTATAAATACGAACGCTGTCGCAACGGACAGCGTCGACGTGTGAAGCAAACAAATTGTCTGAGTAATAAACTGTTCTGTCTACAAGAGATGTCATTGGTACATTTTATGCTGCGTGTAATACTGGACAGGGAAGGGCAGGTGACATTATCACGTGCTCCGGGGGCGGGTCTCACCCTCAACCCCGGATTACTCATAGGGGGTGTGGTATAAACCCCGTTAGGATATATTTGAACCTGGTGACGGACGGTGAGTTAGCTGTCCGAAAATTGCTCGAACATCGATTCGACGTTCCCGGCGATCATCGGCATCTCCCGATGCACGTCTAGATTTCCCAAGTCGGCATTTCCGACCCCATTCGGTAACGATTCTATTTCAAAATTCAGCCAGCTCGGGCAAACCGGTGGCCGGCCTGACACACTTCGGTGGCCGTTTGTTTCATCGGCAAGACAAACACCGGAGGAAGCGTCGCAAGACCCGGCCTGTTACGCGTCATCCGAATGAATAATTATTCGACTATTCTCGTCTCTGCTGTCTCTAGCCACACTGTTCGCCTATCTCTCTCGCTGATCCAACCGCTTTATTTACCGCGCCCGCGGCCCGTTTGTTTACCGCGCTTTTTTTCCCGGAAAAACCGATTCACCTCGTTAAAAAAAACCGACTCACGTTCTCGATAAGACAATGGCGCATCCCAGCTCGCGGCCGGAATCCTGAAAACACGCGGCCGCGCCGCGTAATCGCTGGCTAATCTCGCGTCACGATCTCGCGTCACGGGACACGCTCGGgtgtcgacgacgacgacagatTGATTAACGCCACACCCGGCCAAAAATAGATTCCGATTCCGCTGAATGAGTCGACGGGGCGACGCGCGTCCGGAACGACCATTGACAGGAAATTAAAGGGAATCGATACGGCCCATCATCCGTCGTCTAGTGCGTTCGAGCGAGCGGGTCCTCAACGCTGCTCGGAACCTTGAAGAACCGAGTGACAATGGTGACGCATACTGGTGCATGTGCGATGCTATTCCCGGACCGTGCGGATTTTTCAATGGGATCACAGTGACGCCGACATTTACGCGAACTTCGTGCGAACGGTAATTCGAACGCCGTCCTCAACGCCGAACGTACCGCCTCTGCTTCCAACTATGTACTAGCTTCCGGGGAAATGATTCAACCGACGTTAACTAGTAGAGCATTTCGAGTGTGTTCGATCCCGCATGCGACGTGTGACAGACAGTTTTAGTGCCCGGCTGATTTTAGTGCTGTTTGTGTGAGAGTGCTGCTCGCCGAATGCTCGGCGAATCGTTTTCGGTAGCTTTCTGACAGCGGAGCATCCACTAATCGAGTTGAACTAACAACGCATCTAGCCTAAAGCTTTCGAAGTAGATTCGTAGAAGGACGTGAGCGCGGAAGTGTCAGTCGGTCAGAGAAATCGTTCACAGAATCAAAAGCAGACAGCGGAGATCCACTTGTCCGAACTCCATTTATCAGAACGAAATGTTGGCCTGATCTTGCGAATCTCTCCTATCATCTAAAGCGCTGTCGAACCGCAATTATGCGATCACCAAGGTTGCATCGCGAACCTCTCGCATCCCCGTGCGAGGAATGCATTAAGTTCGATTAagtccattatccgaacgagaACTCAGATTGTTTGAACTTGAAGTTACCGTGTACCGGATGCGTTGTAAACAAAGTTAGCATAACTTACAATCCGGAGTTCGTATAAACGAAGCTTTACTGTATACTTTAAATAGCAGTGCGTCAAGCACGAAGCTTGTCTAGCTAAGAGAACACACGTTCTACTTCTTACGTTGTTAACTCACGTCCTTGTTGCACTCAGTCCATTAATTGTGAACGCGTCGGTAGCACGATCTTATGTGAACGAATGAAACTAACAACAACGAATTTGGTGTTTTCAAGAGACCGATGTTTGGAATGATGGCTAACAGATACTCACAGAAGTTAAACTGCAGGGTGCGGCCACGAGAAATTCGACCGAACGATTCGTTTACTCACGAAAGGGAAATGCGATTCGCAGCGACGACGCAATTTTCGTTCGTTCGAGAGAAAGATCGTTCTCgtttactttttcttttttttttcgcgaaATCACGGCGGTCGGAGGAACGGCGATGGTCGTAGACAGTACCTTGAACGCGGCAAATCGACCCGGCACCGTCGACATTCCACGGTGAAGAATGAAACGTGTGAAAATGCGCGAATCGAACAGCGGGAGATAGCAAGGATTTTTCTTACATAACAGCCGTGTCTGCGAGCTACATCTGTTCCGTGGCATCGTTACTTCGTTGGCCGCGctttttcatttaaatctaGCGCCGATGCATACGCCGATGTTACATAAATAACcgggacattttttttttatgtaaCGTTTAGCTACGTCGAGTAATTCATTATATCGGCGAGCAACGATTATATGTGTTCGACGGAGCCATAGTTTCGTCTATCAACTGTTTTAAACAGTTAATCGCGCGAATTAAATAACCCTTAGCCGTTTCGCGAGCAAAATTTGTAAACACTTCCAAGGCTTTCTTGCGTAAATCTTTGTTTTCTACGAACAAACGATTAATTGCGTGATAGTTTACAAGAGGGAGCTGCAGTTCTTTGTATCAATATGTGCGGGAGAGGTTTTAATgtctttttaaaaaatttatcttttttaaatttcagtACATATTTAACAGAATCCCGCTGTGAAGTCCTAAACGCCCTTGTTGAATACTTATTATCAAAATCTTATTGTCAgttttgcaaatattaaatgtttgtttaatttaaaagaaatgtaATGTTTTAAAATGGTATATTAATTTAaggtaataaattaatattatatagcgTATATAGCACATTAATTTAAGGTAATAAATTAACATTATATAGCGTATATAGCATATTAATTTaaagtaataaattaatattatatagcgTATATAGCATATTAATTtaagataataaattaatattatatagcgTATGTAGCATATTAATTCAAGGTAATAAATTAACATTATATAGTGTATATAGAACATTAATTTAAGGTAATAAATTAACATTATATAGTGTATATAGCATATTAATTCAAGGTAATAAATTAACATTATATAGTGTATATAGCACATTAATTCAaggtaataaattaatattttttaaaaaggaaAATTAATACCTCTCCCGCACAAAGCGTGTCAACTGCCTGAAACGATTAACTGAATCAGCAAGATCTTAGCCCTTGTGAGtgaaatatgtaaatattaagGCTCTGAATGAATGATATTTCTTGCATATACTATTCTTTCAAGCATGCAGGCCaagaatgaaattaattatgcGATAGAATACGAGAGGCAGCTATAGTTCGACGTATCGACAATTTTAATCAACGTTCGACCATCTGCGGGCCATTTTGGATCTTCCAGATAAGACCGTTTTCCCAATAGTTGCTATCGCAGAAAAATTCATTTACTGGAACATTTAAAAATCGTCGACCCTGTTTGGAGCTCAGATTTAAATTCCTCGTGAATATGCATCTAACGTGGTCTCGCCTAACAGCCATAGAAACAAACCGGCGGAGCGGAAGAGCGATATTGTACGTACGTCTCGAGAATTTCGATAGTGCGCCCCCATCGGTTATCTGTTCCGCTCACCGGCGCGCACCGAATCATGCGAGCGTGAACACTGCATAATATTAAATTGTTGCATAAATTCCGCTCGCTGCGAATCCCCTTGGATTCGACGTTTTAAAAACGATTTACGAAACGGAACTAACGGACTATGTACGAATGCCATATATTGTACGCTATCGGGACAAGTTCATCGGCGAATTAATTAACCGAGACTGCAATCGATTTTCAATTCGCTGCTCgtacaaaaagaaaaagaaaaaagaaaagaatcagTTAAATCCCACGAACTCCGTGTCCATTTTTCGACCTAGTTGCTTCTCTTGTACACTTCGATTTCTCTTGGTCAAAGCTTTCATAATTCATACGGAGATTATAAGTCGCTTCTGAGCTCCGACTAGGGCTGCACAGGACATGTTCCGAACGGTTCGATGCTACCAAAAAATCGAAGTTGGCGAAGTTACACCGTTGTTCGTGCTGCAAGAGGATTGCTTTAACAAGATCATCGTAATGCGTCCTCAAGGTAGCAAAGAGGATCCAAACAAGTGTCATTTAGCTGAACATAGAATATGCGATGTTTCGTCTACACGAAATAACCGAGCACGTGCTCGTTAACCAGTTAAGTGTGTTTGATAAATATATATCCGTCATGGAGATGTGGCAGAATTTCGTGTCATGACGATTATATCCGtcattcgtaaaattttgttacaatttgatatttaaattgtcattctggcgaaaactaaattatattcgtaaattttaatatgttcaAAATATGTGTAGAGGTCGAGACGAAATgagacgaacaaatgaaaattataaataatttcagttGGATTCATAACTTCCTGAGAGCATCGCTTGGATTATCAGCGCTTTGCAAAGAGATGGCcacacagttaactggttaaaaaaCGAGAACAGTGAATCGGCGAGATAGAGGAACTTTGAGCAGGATCGAAAGCAACAGATTGAGATCGTGTTTGCAGCCCTAGACGTGGCAGCCTGGAAGCGGGGCCTGCAAAGGCTCCGTAATTGTCCAGGTTTATATGCGGGGTGTTTTAGCAACTTACGTCAAACGCCGTCACCTTGTCCCCCGTCGATTTATCTGTAACAGATCGGAAAGGCATAGATAACGTTGTGGATCGCGTGAAATAAGGTCACGTAACAGTCGGCCCGTGCACCACCTATACCTTGTGTCCGCCATTAGTGAATGAAACTGAAGTCCCGTTCTCTAAGTTGCGGTGGAACGAGAATCGCATGGCCGTGCCGATCAGTTAATGCCGATGCATATTCCGGGAAAGAAACGAGAAAGTGGAACGTTAACCGAGTTCAAAAACGAAAGTCGTGCACACGCACCCGGGTGCAGAGCCGATTCACTATTGACAGCGTCAAAGTGAACCgttatacggtaatgtctccctaaccgacgctcggttcgcgcagaaaaatggacaatttgagaagaggagatacgattatccgagtgtCGCGGTTTGATTTCATCGTTTCgcattgtcaacaactataataaaAACGAGCACGAATGATCGTATGCATACGCCGATGTTACATAAATAACCGAGACATTTTT
It encodes the following:
- the PIP5K59B gene encoding phosphatidylinositol 4-phosphate 5-kinase 59B isoform X12; this encodes MASGDNVDVIEVVETSFTGPTLAAEDHLRPDQSADEDNKSTGDKVTAFDSSVTQHGTTGLKTPAGVSRNKSERERKIGHRRVGVGGEITYKKIQTTQIMGSIQLGIQHAVGGLASKPERDLLMQDFMTVETTNFPSEGSNHTPAHHFSEFKFKNYAPIAFRYFRDLFGIQPDDFLMSMCSAPLRELSNPGASGSIFYLTDDDEFIIKTVQHKEGEFLQTLLPGYYMNLNQNPRTLLPKFFGLYCYRCNSKNVRLIAMNNLLPSSVKLHQKYDLKGSTYKRKASKTERSKSSPTYKDLDFMEHHSDGIFLEADTYSALVKTIQRDCRVLESFKIMDYSLLVGIHNLDQAAREKAQEQRLSASADEEVGDVAGDAGGFAQAEREREREDRIGAGALNRSRSINRQRLVAHSTAMESIQAESEPIDEEDDVPSPGGIPARNARGERLLLFLGIIDILQSYRLKKKLEHTWKSMIHDGDTVSVHRPGFYAQRFQDFMAKTVFKKIPSLDLPEIKGNHRKFRNLVTSYIALKHSPSKRKSITRPLRPLDGDFDSTAVPTTGSTTMHATSPTKAVTPTDPMISTTSTVVSAGSAPIATSTPVNFASGSVSPPPLTLAAGPIPVPVHQEPVQASSAAKATSYPAVLKGRTAASPPIPNLVPSGKVPPPVPPRGTGQSRTAGRSSEEHRGPGTATSTSSITSSRGGTLPSTCSTPPPPFDDAVRSNDQTLASGGQLQQGAPTTILTSSLSSAQSKQNKVVHHVTLTKTYHDAVSISDVHLESSGSGSGSGGRETKSSLSVESGGSSRGGGGLTWTPPAGSNEGSTPTWTEGTPSYTESSSSGDAGCPTTPIRGSQRQDDGGRIAATVEEALASLTTEMSTR
- the PIP5K59B gene encoding phosphatidylinositol 4-phosphate 5-kinase 59B isoform X1 yields the protein MASGDNVDVIEVVETSFTGPTLAAEDHLRPDQSADEDNKSTGDKVTAFDSSVTQHGTTGLKTPAGVSRNKSERERKIGHRRVGVGGEITYKKIQTTQIMGSIQLGIQHAVGGLASKPERDLLMQDFMTVETTNFPSEGSNHTPAHHFSEFKFKNYAPIAFRYFRDLFGIQPDDFLMSMCSAPLRELSNPGASGSIFYLTDDDEFIIKTVQHKEGEFLQTLLPGYYMNLNQNPRTLLPKFFGLYCYRCNSKNVRLIAMNNLLPSSVKLHQKYDLKGSTYKRKASKTERSKSSPTYKDLDFMEHHSDGIFLEADTYSALVKTIQRDCRVLESFKIMDYSLLVGIHNLDQAAREKAQEQRLSASADEEVGDVAGDAGGFAQAEREREREDRIGAGALNRSRSINRQRLVAHSTAMESIQAESEPIDEEDDVPSPGGIPARNARGERLLLFLGIIDILQSYRLKKKLEHTWKSMIHDGDTVSVHRPGFYAQRFQDFMAKTVFKKIPSLDLPEIKGNHRKFRNLVTSYIALKHSPSKRKSITRPLRPLDGDFDSTAVPTTGSTTMHATSPTKAVTPTDPMISTTSTVVSAGSAPIATSTPVNFASGSVSPPPLTLAAGPIPVPVHQEPVQASSAAKATSYPAVLKGRTAASPPIPNLVPSGKVPPPVPPRGTGQSRTAGRSSEEHRGPGTATSTSSITSSRGGTLPSTCSTPPPPFDDAVRSNDQTLASGGQLQQGAPTTILTSSLSSAQSKQNKVVHHVTLTKTYHDAVSISDVHLESSGSGSGSGGRETKSSLSVESGGSSRGGGGLTWTPPAGSNEGSTPTWTEGTPSYTESSSSGDAGCPTTPIRGSQRQDDGGRIAATVEEALASLTTEMRRTSDAATDHVEQRPSLSMYRQVRTSFKRVIANHVPVMKSRQTVYVVVDRKP
- the PIP5K59B gene encoding phosphatidylinositol 4-phosphate 5-kinase 59B isoform X3; amino-acid sequence: MASGDNVDVIEVVETSFTGPTLAAEDHLRPDQSADEDNKSTGDKVTAFDSSVTQHGTTGLKTPAGVSRNKSERERKIGHRRVGVGGEITYKKIQTTQIMGSIQLGIQHAVGGLASKPERDLLMQDFMTVETTNFPSEGSNHTPAHHFSEFKFKNYAPIAFRYFRDLFGIQPDDFLMSMCSAPLRELSNPGASGSIFYLTDDDEFIIKTVQHKEGEFLQTLLPGYYMNLNQNPRTLLPKFFGLYCYRCNSKNVRLIAMNNLLPSSVKLHQKYDLKGSTYKRKASKTERSKSSPTYKDLDFMEHHSDGIFLEADTYSALVKTIQRDCRVLESFKIMDYSLLVGIHNLDQAAREKAQEQRLSASADEEVGDVAGDAGGFAQAEREREREDRIGAGALNRSRSINRQRLVAHSTAMESIQAESEPIDEEDDVPPGGIPARNARGERLLLFLGIIDILQSYRLKKKLEHTWKSMIHDGDTVSVHRPGFYAQRFQDFMAKTVFKKIPSLDLPEIKGNHRKFRNLVTSYIALKHSPSKRKSITRPLRPLDGDFDSTAVPTTGSTTMHATSPTKAVTPTDPMISTTSTVVSAGSAPIATSTPVNFASGSVSPPPLTLAAGPIPVPVHQEPVQASSAAKATSYPAVLKGRTAASPPIPNLVPSGKVPPPVPPRGTGQSRTAGRSSEEHRGPGTATSTSSITSSRGGTLPSTCSTPPPPFDDAVRSNDQTLASGGQLQQGAPTTILTSSLSSAQSKQNKVVHHVTLTKTYHDAVSISDVHLESSGSGSGSGGRETKSSLSVESGGSSRGGGGLTWTPPAGSNEGSTPTWTEGTPSYTESSSSGDAGCPTTPIRGSQRQDDGGRIAATVEEALASLTTEMRRTSDAATDHVEQRPSLSMYRQVRTSFKRVIANHVPVMKSRQTVYVVVDRKP
- the PIP5K59B gene encoding phosphatidylinositol 4-phosphate 5-kinase 59B isoform X7 is translated as MASGDNVDVIEVVETSFTGPTLAAEDHLRPDQSADEDNKSTGDKVTAFDSSVTQHGTTGLKTPAGVSRNKSERERKIGHRRVGVGGEITYKKIQTTQIMGSIQLGIQHAVGGLASKPERDLLMQDFMTVETTNFPSEGSNHTPAHHFSEFKFKNYAPIAFRYFRDLFGIQPDDFLMSMCSAPLRELSNPGASGSIFYLTDDDEFIIKTVQHKEGEFLQTLLPGYYMNLNQNPRTLLPKFFGLYCYRCNSKNVRLIAMNNLLPSSVKLHQKYDLKGSTYKRKASKTERSKSSPTYKDLDFMEHHSDGIFLEADTYSALVKTIQRDCRVLESFKIMDYSLLVGIHNLDQAAREKAQEQRLSASADEEVGDVAGDAGGFAQAEREREREDRIGAGALNRSRSINRQRLVAHSTAMESIQAESEPIDEEDDVPPGGIPARNARGERLLLFLGIIDILQSYRLKKKLEHTWKSMIHDGDTVSVHRPGFYAQRFQDFMAKTVFKKIPSPLKHSPSKRKSITRPLRPLDGDFDSTAVPTTGSTTMHATSPTKAVTPTDPMISTTSTVVSAGSAPIATSTPVNFASGSVSPPPLTLAAGPIPVPVHQEPVQASSAAKATSYPAVLKGRTAASPPIPNLVPSGKVPPPVPPRGTGQSRTAGRSSEEHRGPGTATSTSSITSSRGGTLPSTCSTPPPPFDDAVRSNDQTLASGGQLQQGAPTTILTSSLSSAQSKQNKVVHHVTLTKTYHDAVSISDVHLESSGSGSGSGGRETKSSLSVESGGSSRGGGGLTWTPPAGSNEGSTPTWTEGTPSYTESSSSGDAGCPTTPIRGSQRQDDGGRIAATVEEALASLTTEMRRTSDAATDHVEQRPSLSMYRQVRTSFKRVIANHVPVMKSRQTVYVVVDRKP
- the PIP5K59B gene encoding phosphatidylinositol 4-phosphate 5-kinase 59B isoform X14, which encodes MASGDNVDVIEVVETSFTGPTLAAEDHLRPDQSADEDNKSTGDKVTAFDSSVTQHGTTGLKTPAGVSRNKSERERKIGHRRVGVGGEITYKKIQTTQIMGSIQLGIQHAVGGLASKPERDLLMQDFMTVETTNFPSEGSNHTPAHHFSEFKFKNYAPIAFRYFRDLFGIQPDDFLMSMCSAPLRELSNPGASGSIFYLTDDDEFIIKTVQHKEGEFLQTLLPGYYMNLNQNPRTLLPKFFGLYCYRCNSKNVRLIAMNNLLPSSVKLHQKYDLKGSTYKRKASKTERSKSSPTYKDLDFMEHHSDGIFLEADTYSALVKTIQRDCRVLESFKIMDYSLLVGIHNLDQAAREKAQEQRLSASADEEVGDVAGDAGGFAQAEREREREDRIGAGALNRSRSINRQRLVAHSTAMESIQAESEPIDEEDDVPSPGGIPARNARGERLLLFLGIIDILQSYRLKKKLEHTWKSMIHDGDTVSVHRPGFYAQRFQDFMAKTVFKKIPSLDLPEIKGNHRKFRNLVTSYIALKHSPSKRKSITRPLRPLDGDFDSTAVPTTGSTTMHATSPTKAGGTLPSTCSTPPPPFDDAVRSNDQTLASGGQLQQGAPTTILTSSLSSAQSKQNKVVHHVTLTKTYHDAVSISDVHLESSGSGSGSGGRETKSSLSVESGGSSRGGGGLTWTPPAGSNEGSTPTWTEGTPSYTESSSSGDAGCPTTPIRGSQRQDDGGRIAATVEEALASLTTEMRRTSDAATDHVEQRPSLSMYRQVRTSFKRVIANHVPVMKSRQTVYVVVDRKP